A portion of the Actomonas aquatica genome contains these proteins:
- a CDS encoding ankyrin repeat domain-containing protein, whose protein sequence is MDNKELHAALRNGSITATELAAIDPADFLVPNAAGSTPLHTAARYGRLADLPTTVLTAENMLVKNDSGYTPLHHAAMGETLAQVPASLLKHDHLLTRSNSGYTVYHAAASNGCLGSLPAELLTTELITTRNDLGQNLLHEAAEQGSLDRFPPQFITAELLATTNASGETVIHVAALNGHLDQIPAELLTEEALLRKTHSGDTVLHAAAIAGNLRQIPDACLIHDNLIIASKAGFTAIHAAAETGQLDHIPAEHFTPDLLLHRNDHGDTPLHAAAYEGHLDQIPEHLFTPELLQSRNYNGVTVLRTAIVRGFDKQLPAALQPKPPSGLRRTLEKWGLLRPQY, encoded by the coding sequence ATGGATAACAAGGAACTTCACGCAGCGCTGCGCAATGGCTCGATCACCGCCACGGAATTGGCCGCGATTGACCCCGCAGATTTCCTGGTGCCGAACGCGGCCGGCAGCACCCCGCTGCACACCGCCGCACGTTATGGTCGCTTGGCCGACCTGCCCACCACCGTGCTCACCGCCGAAAACATGCTGGTGAAAAACGACTCGGGTTACACTCCGCTGCATCACGCTGCGATGGGTGAAACGCTCGCCCAGGTGCCTGCCTCCTTGCTGAAGCACGACCACCTGCTCACGCGCAGCAACAGCGGCTACACCGTCTACCACGCCGCCGCCAGCAACGGCTGCCTCGGCTCACTTCCCGCCGAACTGCTCACCACCGAACTCATCACGACGCGCAACGACCTCGGCCAAAACCTCCTCCACGAGGCCGCCGAACAAGGTTCGCTGGATCGATTCCCGCCCCAATTCATCACCGCCGAGCTACTCGCCACCACCAACGCCAGTGGCGAAACCGTCATTCACGTTGCCGCTCTCAACGGCCACCTTGATCAGATCCCGGCCGAGCTGCTCACCGAGGAAGCCCTGCTCCGCAAAACCCACTCCGGCGACACCGTGCTGCACGCCGCCGCCATCGCCGGCAACCTGCGCCAGATCCCCGACGCCTGCCTGATCCACGACAATCTCATCATCGCCTCCAAGGCCGGCTTCACCGCCATCCACGCCGCCGCCGAAACCGGCCAGCTCGACCACATTCCCGCCGAGCACTTCACGCCGGACCTGTTGCTGCATCGTAACGACCACGGCGACACCCCCCTGCACGCGGCGGCCTACGAGGGCCACCTCGACCAGATCCCGGAACATCTTTTCACGCCCGAGCTCCTGCAGTCGCGCAACTACAATGGCGTGACCGTCCTGCGCACCGCCATCGTGCGCGGCTTCGACAAACAACTGCCCGCCGCCCTGCAACCCAAACCGCCCAGCGGTTTGCGCCGCACCCTCGAAAAGTGGGGCCTGCTTCGACCGCAGTATTAA
- a CDS encoding response regulator has product MSAAADNGAETSKPAILIVDDETALLDVMAARLADDYEVEIANSAAEADVQMGLQHFDVVLVDHLMPGELGLDFLMRVREHFPQTKRILVTGYLNPELISRAQTLAELSAYLIKPVNAQQLKAAVAGALAV; this is encoded by the coding sequence ATGAGCGCGGCGGCCGACAACGGCGCGGAGACTTCAAAACCGGCGATCCTGATCGTCGATGATGAGACCGCGTTGTTGGACGTCATGGCGGCGCGCTTGGCCGACGACTACGAAGTCGAGATCGCCAACTCGGCGGCGGAGGCCGATGTGCAGATGGGCCTGCAGCACTTTGATGTGGTGTTGGTGGACCACCTGATGCCGGGCGAACTGGGCCTGGATTTTCTGATGCGGGTGCGGGAGCACTTCCCGCAGACCAAACGCATTCTGGTGACCGGTTATCTGAACCCGGAACTCATTTCGCGGGCGCAGACCTTGGCGGAGTTGAGCGCCTACCTGATCAAGCCCGTGAACGCGCAGCAGCTCAAAGCCGCCGTGGCGGGCGCGTTGGCGGTCTGA
- a CDS encoding DeoR/GlpR family DNA-binding transcription regulator → MTNRRRVDLIEKYLREHRYADLQSLASRFAISVSTVRRAIDELESRGVARRHHGGASIIEADEVTREYDFIAHDQRMAEEKFAMARYIAERVMPGMTVIIDGGTSPYAVARLLIGKRLKVITNSLPVAGLLSDVSAIETIVTGGTIYNRIGVLVGPCCDETLAHLHADIAILGAVGVTAEGLWNHNPTIAATQRRMVQSADRTLFAVDHSKFGRKAPVLAVPFSDDQVIFTDREPPGDIGRALRNANATLALCPT, encoded by the coding sequence ATGACCAATCGCCGCCGCGTCGATCTGATCGAAAAATACCTCCGCGAACACCGCTACGCCGACCTGCAAAGTCTCGCCTCCCGTTTCGCCATCTCCGTCTCCACCGTCCGCCGCGCCATCGATGAATTGGAATCGCGGGGCGTCGCCCGCCGCCACCACGGGGGTGCCTCCATCATCGAGGCCGACGAGGTCACCCGCGAATACGACTTCATCGCCCACGACCAACGCATGGCCGAAGAAAAATTCGCCATGGCTCGCTACATCGCCGAGCGCGTGATGCCCGGCATGACCGTCATCATCGACGGCGGCACCTCTCCCTACGCCGTCGCCCGCCTCCTCATCGGCAAACGCCTCAAGGTGATCACCAACTCCCTCCCCGTCGCCGGCCTGCTCAGTGACGTGAGCGCCATCGAGACCATCGTCACCGGCGGCACCATCTACAATCGCATCGGCGTCCTCGTTGGCCCCTGTTGCGACGAAACCCTCGCCCACCTCCACGCCGACATCGCCATCCTCGGCGCCGTCGGCGTCACCGCCGAGGGCCTCTGGAACCACAACCCCACCATCGCCGCCACCCAGCGCCGCATGGTCCAGTCGGCCGACCGCACCCTCTTCGCCGTCGACCATTCCAAATTCGGCCGCAAGGCCCCCGTGCTCGCCGTCCCCTTCTCCGACGACCAGGTCATCTTCACCGACCGCGAGCCCCCCGGCGACATCGGCCGCGCCCTGCGCAACGCCAACGCCACCCTCGCCCTCTGCCCGACCTGA
- the uvrA gene encoding excinuclease ABC subunit UvrA, producing the protein MVKSAQPSAPDCIRLRGVRQNNLKGFDLDLPLGRYIVVTGLSGAGKSSLVFDTLHAEGQRRYVETFSAYTRQFLDLLDKPAVDSIENIRPSIAIEQNNTVKTSRSTVGTMTELTDYAKVWFSHVARCFDPATGALVEDDTPATIWEKARTNHGPDAQIVVAFRIPRPPKIKWAEILQNLRTQAYVRVLLPTATSAAASGTAELAPHRIEDLEQDPSPLADLDHLFIAQDRVRLADADRNRFLEAAETALHFGQGELHLFTPAATGRNVSAAGHFSRGLHSPATGRSFRPATPALFSFNSPLGACPHCRGFGRVIEIDYRLAIPDRTKSIDEGAIKPWEGQVYGESKKDLLVFARKKKIPTHVPFAELTPEQQTYIIEGEPGYGSDGVEWPRAWYGLKGFFDWLEKNTYKMHVRVFLSRFRAYNTCPQCQGTRLQPDALCWKWQGVTLPELYVKPVSELLELLNDSPDANQPTKASASHQADIAHHAMLSRLRYLDQVGLGYLTLDRPSKTLSGGEVERVNLTSCLGTSLVDTLFVLDEPSVGLHPRDIDRLIGIIRTLTDAGNTVVVVEHDEAMIRAADHLIEIGPEPGSRGGHVVFQGDLPAMLASDTSITGRYLSGRADLTAPTSRRPIDKTTPRLTFRGASKHNLRNLDVSIPLGRLVCLSGVSGSGKSTLLDHVIYQGLLTHRHQQTEDVATIKSIEGADLFDELVLVDQSPLSRTPRSNPALYCEAWDGIRALFAAEPAAQEAGFTASSFSFNAGDGRCDHCQGLGYERVEMQFLSDVFVPCPICEGRRFKPEVLAVTWQGRSVSELLNTSIGDALPLFAEHPAIHARLQSLDTVGLGYLTLGQPLNTLSGGEAQRLKLIKYLGLGDFTESKVPNPKSNIPGALLLLDEPTTGLHRHDVGRLLGVLQQLVEHGHSVVVIEHNLDVLAASDWIIEVGPEAGAAGGRIIAEGPPEHIAALPTTQSTATSPYLAATLDPDKSCHLLGDESLQLAAEAPVAYGAGRASGLNIVGARENNLKNLSLTLPHKELTVVTGVSGSGKSTLAFDIIFAEGQRRFMESMSPYARQFVEQLPRPDIDQLGGIPPTVAIEQRVTRGSRKSTVATITEVAQYLRLLYARIGIQHHPDTDRAVQPLSPAQLQQLLQRVLRSAKARRAKHLYLCAPLIRGRKGHHEPMAKWIAKQGYELMRADGRVFPVSAFTKLDRYKEHDIEVVVADLKGANDAAVDEALSTALRLGKGGCFLLTPNGEVISWFSTTRTDLETGESFPELDPKHFSHNSPRGWCPACRGHGRIFGWMINQKDDEELSPEIADIAHDLGELADSSSTPCPECHGTRLNRISRAVKLHFPGRKAAMSLPDLLAGTASELLHHLSTIATDQRGQLILRDIRPQIEERLKFLDHVGLGYLSLDRPTATLSGGEAQRIRLAAQLGTNLAGVLYVLDEPSIGLHARDNDRLIETLETLRDKGNSMLVVEHDDELMLRADRIVDLGPGAGTHGGSLLAMGTPDEIKASDRSLTGLFLAKGIAHPLRGAYRKIPDKNSRAPGTWLKLSDVTFRNLSGFDLRLPLGRLIMAIGPSGAGKSTLFRDVLHPAVAAAIKAKKKRLTGAALLKTGTFHGAEECTDGAPFGELSGSIPFKTVIEVDQSPIGKTPRSTPATYLGIFDLIRQFFAALPEAKMRGYNGGRFSFNTAGGRCETCSGAGRIKLEMAFMPDTFLPCDDCGGSRYGPELNDITWNGKNIGQVLQLTFEEAAEFFSFHSQLGEVCKLMVDCGLGYLTLGQSSPTLSGGEAQRLKLITELSRGLASYTERSRGQKPQNLYLLEEPTIGLHLSDCEKLIHLLHSLVEQGHTVVVIEHHLDLIAEADYVVELGPTGGPAGGRLMYQGNLAGLLKSKRSPTAPYLRTKLKS; encoded by the coding sequence GTGGTCAAATCCGCTCAGCCTTCCGCCCCCGATTGCATCCGCCTGCGCGGTGTTCGCCAGAACAACCTCAAGGGCTTCGACCTCGATCTGCCCCTCGGCCGCTACATCGTCGTCACGGGCCTGAGCGGCGCGGGCAAAAGCTCCCTCGTCTTCGACACCCTGCACGCCGAGGGCCAGCGCCGCTACGTCGAAACCTTCAGCGCCTACACCCGCCAGTTTCTCGATCTGCTGGACAAGCCCGCCGTAGATTCGATCGAAAACATCCGCCCGTCGATCGCCATCGAGCAGAACAATACCGTCAAAACCTCCCGCTCCACGGTGGGCACGATGACGGAGCTCACCGACTACGCCAAAGTCTGGTTCAGCCACGTCGCCCGCTGCTTCGACCCCGCCACCGGCGCCCTCGTCGAGGACGACACCCCCGCCACCATCTGGGAAAAAGCCCGCACCAACCACGGCCCCGACGCCCAGATCGTCGTCGCCTTCCGCATCCCGCGGCCGCCAAAGATCAAATGGGCCGAGATCCTCCAAAATCTTCGCACCCAGGCCTACGTGCGTGTCCTCCTGCCGACGGCGACATCCGCCGCCGCCTCCGGGACCGCCGAGCTGGCCCCGCACCGCATCGAAGACCTCGAGCAAGACCCGTCCCCGCTCGCCGACCTCGACCACCTTTTCATCGCCCAGGACCGCGTCCGCCTCGCCGACGCCGACCGCAACCGTTTCCTCGAAGCCGCCGAAACCGCCCTGCACTTCGGCCAAGGTGAACTCCATCTATTCACGCCCGCCGCCACCGGTCGCAACGTCTCCGCCGCCGGACATTTTTCCCGCGGTCTCCATTCGCCCGCCACCGGCCGCTCGTTCCGCCCCGCCACGCCCGCCCTCTTTTCCTTCAACTCCCCCCTCGGCGCCTGCCCGCACTGCCGTGGTTTTGGCCGCGTGATCGAGATCGACTACCGTCTCGCCATCCCCGACCGCACCAAGTCCATCGACGAGGGCGCCATCAAACCTTGGGAAGGCCAGGTTTACGGCGAGTCGAAGAAGGACCTGCTCGTCTTCGCCCGCAAAAAGAAGATCCCCACCCACGTCCCCTTCGCCGAGCTCACGCCCGAGCAGCAGACCTACATCATCGAGGGTGAACCCGGTTACGGCTCCGACGGCGTCGAATGGCCGCGCGCTTGGTATGGCCTGAAGGGCTTCTTCGACTGGCTCGAAAAGAACACCTACAAGATGCACGTGCGGGTCTTCCTCTCCCGCTTCCGCGCTTACAACACCTGCCCGCAATGTCAGGGCACCCGCCTCCAACCCGACGCCCTGTGCTGGAAATGGCAGGGAGTCACGTTGCCCGAGCTCTACGTCAAACCTGTCTCCGAACTACTGGAGCTGCTTAACGATTCGCCCGACGCCAATCAGCCCACCAAAGCCTCCGCCTCGCACCAGGCCGACATCGCCCACCACGCCATGCTGAGCCGCCTGCGCTACCTCGATCAGGTGGGCCTCGGCTACCTCACCCTCGACCGCCCCTCCAAAACCCTCTCCGGCGGCGAGGTCGAACGCGTCAACCTCACCTCCTGCCTCGGCACCTCGCTCGTCGACACCCTCTTCGTCCTCGACGAGCCCTCCGTCGGCCTGCACCCGCGCGACATCGATCGCCTCATTGGTATCATCCGCACGCTCACCGATGCCGGTAACACCGTCGTCGTCGTCGAACACGACGAGGCCATGATTCGCGCCGCCGACCACCTCATCGAGATCGGCCCGGAACCCGGCAGTCGCGGCGGCCACGTGGTCTTCCAAGGCGACCTGCCGGCCATGCTCGCCTCCGACACCAGCATCACCGGCCGCTACCTCTCCGGTCGCGCCGACCTCACCGCACCGACTTCCCGCCGCCCCATCGACAAAACCACCCCGCGTCTCACTTTCCGCGGCGCGTCGAAACACAACCTGCGCAACCTCGACGTATCCATTCCGTTGGGACGCCTGGTCTGCCTCAGCGGCGTGTCCGGTTCCGGCAAATCCACTCTGCTCGATCACGTCATCTACCAAGGCCTGCTCACCCACCGCCATCAACAGACCGAAGACGTCGCCACCATCAAATCCATCGAGGGCGCCGACCTCTTCGACGAACTCGTCCTCGTCGATCAAAGCCCACTCTCCCGCACCCCGCGCTCCAACCCCGCGCTCTACTGCGAGGCCTGGGACGGCATCCGCGCCCTCTTCGCCGCCGAACCCGCCGCCCAGGAAGCCGGCTTCACCGCGTCGTCTTTTTCCTTCAACGCCGGCGACGGTCGCTGCGATCACTGCCAAGGCCTCGGCTACGAACGCGTCGAGATGCAGTTCCTCTCCGACGTCTTTGTGCCCTGCCCGATCTGCGAAGGCCGCCGTTTTAAACCCGAGGTGCTCGCCGTCACCTGGCAGGGCCGCTCCGTCTCCGAGTTGCTCAACACCTCCATCGGCGACGCTCTGCCGCTCTTCGCCGAACACCCCGCCATTCACGCCCGTCTCCAGTCTCTGGATACCGTCGGCCTCGGCTACCTCACGCTCGGCCAACCGCTCAACACCCTCAGCGGCGGTGAAGCCCAGCGCCTCAAACTCATCAAATACCTCGGACTCGGAGACTTCACCGAATCGAAAGTCCCGAATCCAAAATCGAATATCCCCGGCGCCCTGCTCCTGCTCGACGAACCCACCACCGGCCTCCATCGCCACGATGTGGGTCGCCTGCTCGGTGTGCTCCAGCAGCTCGTCGAGCACGGCCACAGCGTCGTCGTGATTGAGCACAACCTCGACGTGCTCGCCGCCTCCGACTGGATCATCGAAGTGGGCCCCGAAGCCGGTGCCGCCGGCGGCCGCATCATCGCCGAAGGGCCCCCCGAGCACATCGCCGCCCTCCCCACCACCCAATCCACCGCCACCTCCCCCTACCTCGCCGCCACTCTCGATCCGGACAAATCTTGTCACCTATTAGGTGACGAGTCCCTGCAACTCGCTGCCGAAGCGCCGGTTGCTTACGGGGCGGGCCGGGCGTCAGGACTAAACATTGTGGGGGCGCGGGAGAATAACCTCAAAAATCTTTCGCTCACGCTGCCGCACAAGGAGCTCACCGTCGTCACCGGCGTTTCCGGCTCGGGCAAGTCGACCCTCGCGTTCGACATCATCTTCGCCGAGGGCCAGCGCCGCTTCATGGAATCAATGTCGCCCTACGCGCGGCAGTTTGTGGAGCAGTTGCCGCGGCCCGACATCGATCAGCTCGGCGGCATTCCCCCCACCGTCGCCATCGAGCAACGCGTCACCCGCGGTTCGCGCAAATCCACCGTCGCGACCATCACCGAGGTCGCTCAATACCTGCGCCTGCTCTACGCCCGCATCGGCATCCAACACCATCCCGACACCGACCGCGCGGTGCAGCCGCTCAGCCCCGCTCAACTCCAGCAACTCCTGCAACGCGTTCTGCGTTCGGCCAAAGCTCGCCGCGCCAAACACCTTTACCTCTGCGCGCCCCTCATCCGCGGCCGCAAGGGTCACCACGAACCGATGGCGAAGTGGATCGCCAAGCAGGGCTACGAACTCATGCGCGCTGATGGACGCGTGTTTCCCGTCAGCGCCTTCACCAAACTCGACCGTTACAAGGAGCACGACATCGAGGTCGTCGTCGCCGATCTCAAAGGGGCCAACGACGCCGCCGTCGACGAGGCCCTCAGCACTGCGCTGCGCCTCGGTAAGGGCGGTTGCTTCCTGCTCACGCCCAACGGCGAAGTCATTTCGTGGTTCTCCACCACCCGCACCGATCTTGAGACCGGCGAGTCCTTCCCGGAACTCGACCCCAAACACTTTTCGCACAACTCCCCGCGCGGCTGGTGTCCGGCCTGCCGCGGCCACGGCCGCATTTTTGGGTGGATGATCAACCAGAAGGACGACGAGGAACTCTCGCCTGAAATCGCCGACATCGCCCACGACCTCGGTGAGCTCGCCGACTCGTCCTCCACGCCGTGCCCGGAATGTCACGGCACGCGGCTCAACCGCATCTCGCGCGCCGTCAAACTTCACTTCCCCGGGCGCAAGGCCGCCATGTCGCTGCCCGACCTGCTCGCCGGCACCGCCAGCGAACTGCTGCACCACCTCTCCACCATCGCCACCGATCAGCGCGGCCAACTTATCCTGCGCGACATTCGCCCGCAGATCGAAGAGCGCCTCAAGTTCCTCGATCACGTTGGCCTCGGTTACCTTTCGCTCGATCGTCCCACCGCCACCCTCTCCGGCGGTGAAGCCCAACGCATCCGCCTCGCCGCCCAGCTCGGCACCAACCTCGCCGGCGTGCTCTACGTGCTCGACGAACCCAGCATCGGCCTGCACGCCCGCGACAACGACCGCTTGATCGAGACCCTCGAAACCCTGCGCGACAAGGGCAACTCCATGCTTGTGGTGGAGCACGACGACGAGCTCATGCTGCGCGCCGACCGCATCGTCGACCTCGGCCCCGGGGCCGGCACCCACGGCGGTTCACTCCTCGCCATGGGCACGCCCGACGAGATCAAAGCCAGCGACCGCTCCCTCACCGGCCTCTTCCTCGCCAAAGGCATCGCCCACCCGCTGCGCGGCGCGTATCGAAAAATTCCTGACAAAAACTCCCGCGCGCCCGGCACCTGGCTCAAACTCTCCGACGTCACCTTCCGCAACCTCAGTGGCTTTGACCTGCGTTTGCCGCTCGGCCGCCTCATCATGGCCATCGGTCCCAGCGGTGCCGGCAAGTCCACGCTCTTCCGCGACGTCCTGCATCCCGCCGTCGCTGCCGCGATCAAAGCCAAAAAGAAGCGCCTCACCGGCGCCGCCCTGCTGAAGACCGGCACCTTCCACGGCGCCGAAGAATGCACCGACGGCGCGCCGTTCGGCGAGCTCAGCGGCTCCATCCCCTTCAAGACGGTGATCGAGGTCGATCAATCGCCCATCGGCAAAACCCCACGCTCCACCCCGGCCACCTACCTCGGTATCTTCGACCTCATCCGTCAGTTTTTCGCCGCGCTTCCCGAAGCCAAAATGCGCGGCTACAACGGCGGCCGTTTTTCCTTCAACACCGCTGGCGGTCGCTGTGAAACCTGCTCAGGTGCCGGCCGCATCAAGCTCGAGATGGCCTTCATGCCGGACACCTTCCTGCCCTGCGACGATTGCGGCGGTTCGCGCTACGGCCCCGAACTCAACGACATCACTTGGAACGGCAAAAACATCGGCCAGGTCCTCCAACTCACGTTCGAGGAAGCCGCCGAGTTTTTCTCCTTCCACAGCCAGCTCGGAGAGGTCTGCAAACTCATGGTCGATTGCGGCCTGGGTTACCTCACCCTCGGCCAAAGTTCGCCCACCCTTTCCGGCGGCGAAGCCCAGCGCCTCAAACTCATCACCGAACTCTCCCGCGGCCTCGCGTCCTACACCGAACGTTCCCGCGGGCAAAAGCCGCAGAACCTCTACCTCCTCGAAGAGCCCACCATCGGCCTCCACCTGAGCGACTGCGAAAAACTCATCCACCTGCTGCACTCACTCGTCGAGCAGGGTCACACCGTCGTTGTCATCGAGCATCATCTCGATCTCATCGCCGAGGCCGACTACGTCGTCGAACTCGGCCCCACCGGTGGCCCCGCCGGCGGTCGCCTGATGTATCAGGGCAACCTCGCCGGACTGCTCAAAAGCAAACGTTCGCCGACCGCCCCCTACCTGCGCACGAAGCTCAAAAGCTGA
- a CDS encoding glycosyltransferase produces the protein MKILVVQDHLRSGGTERQTVLLAHGFATAGHETHLVTFRPGGALWPDAATLPAGLHLRSLQQRDTRLDWWAPGLVRHARQLAPEVVLLMGRMANCYGSALQKALPAAAVIATLRTGKPLPRLFRRSLQHVTHIIANSEAARAKVTAEQNLPAAKVSVIHNALVFPPADASTAANDLRATTRAQHGASPETVVLLDVAMFRPEKNQIALVDMLAELDAPVPVHLWLAGDGPALAACQARATALGLDDSVHFLGWTDDPAPLYAAADLAVHASRRESLSNFLIEAQAHGLPAIASDALGVSETFLDGETGVLIPPDDLAAFRATVTRFATDPTERATMGDRARQQARERFSTDRQIAAYLHRFTSLLAPPPTSAA, from the coding sequence ATGAAAATACTCGTCGTCCAAGATCATCTGCGCAGCGGCGGCACCGAACGCCAAACGGTGCTCCTCGCCCACGGTTTCGCCACTGCCGGACACGAGACTCACCTCGTCACCTTCCGCCCCGGCGGCGCCCTCTGGCCCGACGCCGCCACCCTGCCCGCCGGCCTCCACCTGCGCTCCCTGCAACAACGCGACACCCGCCTCGATTGGTGGGCCCCCGGCCTCGTCCGCCACGCCCGCCAACTCGCGCCCGAGGTCGTGCTCCTCATGGGCCGCATGGCCAACTGTTACGGCAGCGCCCTCCAAAAAGCCCTCCCCGCCGCCGCCGTGATCGCCACCTTGCGCACCGGCAAACCGCTCCCGCGCCTCTTCCGCCGCTCGCTGCAACACGTCACCCACATCATCGCCAACAGCGAAGCCGCGCGGGCCAAAGTCACCGCCGAGCAAAACCTGCCTGCCGCCAAAGTCAGCGTCATCCACAACGCCCTCGTTTTCCCGCCCGCCGACGCCTCCACCGCCGCCAACGACCTGCGCGCCACCACCCGCGCCCAACACGGCGCCTCCCCCGAAACCGTCGTGCTCCTCGATGTCGCGATGTTTCGCCCGGAGAAAAACCAGATCGCCCTCGTCGACATGCTGGCGGAGCTCGACGCGCCCGTTCCTGTCCACCTCTGGCTCGCTGGCGACGGTCCGGCTCTCGCCGCCTGCCAGGCCCGCGCCACCGCGCTCGGCCTCGACGATAGCGTGCATTTCCTCGGCTGGACCGATGACCCCGCTCCGCTCTACGCCGCCGCCGACCTCGCCGTGCACGCCTCCCGCCGCGAATCCCTTTCCAACTTCCTCATCGAAGCCCAGGCCCACGGCCTGCCCGCCATCGCCAGCGATGCCCTCGGCGTGAGCGAAACCTTTCTCGACGGCGAGACCGGCGTCCTCATCCCGCCCGACGACCTCGCTGCCTTTCGCGCCACCGTCACCCGCTTCGCAACCGATCCGACCGAGCGCGCCACCATGGGTGACCGCGCCCGCCAGCAAGCCCGCGAACGTTTCTCGACGGATCGCCAGATCGCTGCCTACCTCCACCGTTTCACCTCGCTCTTGGCCCCGCCCCCTACCTCTGCTGCATGA
- the eno gene encoding phosphopyruvate hydratase codes for MNTTITAINAREIIDSRGNPTVEVDVKLADGTLGRAAVPSGASTGENEALELRDGAVKGLKGAKAKAASARYLGKGVQTAVANVKGSIAETLIGFDACDQVGVDTAMLKLDGTKTKSKLGANAILGVSLATAHAAAASLGQPLYKYLGGPNAKVLPVPMMNIMNGGAHSDAPIDFQEFMIRPVNFNTFSDALRAGAEVFHALKSVLKAKGLQTAVGDEGGFAPNLASTTDALDAIAEAVKKAGYKLGKDIMLALDVASSEFYDKKKKKYVFKKSSGQEFSGDEFVSYYKELVAKYPIDSIEDGCDEGDWDTWKKLTDAIGDKCQLVGDDLFVTNVDFLKKGISLGVANSILVKVNQIGSLTETLDAVELAHKNKYTAVISHRSGETEDTTIADIAVALNAGQIKTGSASRTDRVAKYNQLLRIEEELGASAIYAGLL; via the coding sequence ATGAATACCACCATCACTGCCATCAACGCCCGTGAGATCATCGATTCCCGCGGCAACCCGACCGTTGAGGTCGACGTGAAACTCGCCGACGGCACCCTGGGCCGCGCCGCTGTTCCCTCCGGTGCGTCCACCGGTGAAAACGAGGCTCTCGAGCTCCGCGACGGCGCCGTCAAGGGCCTCAAGGGCGCCAAGGCCAAGGCCGCCTCCGCGCGCTACCTCGGCAAGGGCGTGCAGACCGCCGTGGCCAACGTGAAGGGCTCCATCGCTGAGACCCTCATCGGCTTCGATGCCTGCGATCAGGTCGGCGTCGACACCGCCATGCTCAAGCTCGACGGCACCAAGACCAAGTCGAAGCTCGGCGCCAACGCCATCCTCGGCGTCTCCCTCGCCACCGCCCACGCCGCCGCCGCCTCCCTCGGCCAGCCCCTCTACAAGTATCTCGGCGGCCCGAACGCCAAGGTTCTCCCGGTGCCGATGATGAACATCATGAACGGCGGCGCGCACTCCGATGCCCCGATCGACTTCCAAGAGTTCATGATCCGTCCGGTGAACTTCAACACCTTCTCCGACGCTCTCCGCGCCGGCGCCGAAGTGTTCCACGCCCTCAAGTCCGTGCTCAAGGCCAAGGGCCTCCAGACCGCCGTCGGTGACGAAGGTGGTTTCGCCCCCAACCTCGCCTCCACCACCGACGCCCTCGATGCCATCGCCGAGGCCGTGAAGAAGGCCGGTTACAAGCTGGGCAAGGACATCATGCTCGCCCTCGACGTCGCCTCCTCCGAGTTCTACGACAAGAAGAAGAAGAAATACGTCTTCAAGAAGTCCTCCGGTCAGGAGTTCTCCGGTGATGAGTTCGTCTCCTACTACAAAGAGCTCGTCGCCAAGTATCCGATCGACTCCATCGAAGACGGTTGCGACGAAGGCGACTGGGACACCTGGAAGAAGCTCACCGACGCCATCGGCGACAAGTGCCAGCTCGTCGGCGACGACCTCTTCGTCACCAACGTCGACTTCCTCAAGAAGGGCATCTCCCTCGGCGTGGCCAACTCCATCCTCGTGAAGGTCAACCAAATCGGCTCCCTCACCGAGACCCTCGACGCCGTCGAACTCGCTCACAAGAACAAGTATACCGCCGTCATCTCCCACCGCTCCGGTGAGACCGAGGACACCACCATCGCCGACATCGCGGTGGCCCTCAACGCCGGCCAGATCAAGACCGGCTCCGCTTCCCGCACCGACCGCGTCGCGAAATACAACCAGCTCCTCCGCATCGAAGAGGAACTCGGCGCTTCCGCGATCTACGCCGGCCTGCTCTGA
- a CDS encoding response regulator, with protein MSSESAPSAPAPKKRDPILLVDDEASLLEIFVSALSSEFECTTATSSREAEFILRKKEFKVVIADHLMPGGNGMSFLVRAREEYPHMQRILVTGYMKPEMLLRSVNEAALFRYLLKPVSLTELVKVTSEAVKLHDQSVAE; from the coding sequence ATGAGCTCTGAATCCGCCCCGTCAGCACCCGCGCCCAAAAAGCGTGACCCGATCCTGTTGGTCGACGACGAAGCCTCCCTGCTGGAGATCTTCGTCTCGGCGCTTTCTTCGGAGTTTGAGTGCACCACGGCGACCTCGTCGCGCGAGGCGGAATTTATTCTGCGCAAGAAGGAGTTCAAAGTTGTCATCGCCGACCATCTGATGCCCGGCGGCAATGGCATGAGCTTTCTGGTGCGGGCCCGCGAAGAGTATCCGCATATGCAGCGCATTCTGGTCACCGGTTACATGAAGCCGGAGATGTTACTGCGCAGCGTGAATGAAGCGGCGCTGTTCCGCTACCTGCTCAAGCCGGTGTCGCTGACCGAGTTGGTCAAGGTGACCTCGGAGGCCGTGAAACTGCACGATCAGTCCGTGGCGGAATAA